From one Salvelinus alpinus chromosome 14, SLU_Salpinus.1, whole genome shotgun sequence genomic stretch:
- the LOC139538798 gene encoding putative nuclease HARBI1: MKAQNCVFLSALTMACPFVRDVVDEEALVLRRAFRRERVFRDRLDPLAFPDDHLYERYRFSADGIRYLCRLLGPRIKHRTARSHALSVEQMVCVALRFFASGAFLYSVGDAEQLNKATICRTIRSVCLAIKALADVFISFPGHRRLCDIKEEFYRIAGFPNVIGAVDCTHIRIKAPSGAHEADFVNRKSFHSINVQMVCNADCVISNVVAKWPGSVHDSRIFRASEIYQCLSQGEFSGVLLGDRGYGCQPFLLTPFTDPQEAQQAYNHAHARTRARVEMTFGLLKARFHCLHKLRVSPVRACDITVACAVLHNVACLRKERAPRVPPAMDWDNPAIFPDDDSGRLLRDQFVLNYFS, from the exons atgaaggcccaaaattgtgtgttcctttctgctctgacaatggcatgcccattcgtgcgagatgtggtggatgaagaagcacttgtgctgaggagagccttcaggcgagaaagggtcttcagggaccggttggacccactggccttccctgatgaccatctatatgaaagatacaggttttctgcagatggcatcaggtatctatgcagactactgggtcccaggattaagcaccgcactgcacggagccatgcactgagtgtggagcaaatggtttgtgtggccttgcgcttttttgctagtggagccttcctgtactcagtgggggatgcagaacagctgaacaaggccacaatttgccgcacaataaggagtgtgtgtctggctatcaaagcattagcagatgtcttcatctccttccctggccacagaagactctgtgacatcaaagaggagttctataggattgcag gtttccccaatgtcattggtgcagtggactgcacacacataaggataaaagccccctcaggtgcccatgaggccgattttgtgaataggaaatcctttcacagcattaatgttcag atggtctgcaatgctgactgtgtgatcagcaatgttgtggcaaaatggcctggctcagtccatgactccagaatctttcgggcctctgaaatctatcagtgcctatcacaag gtgaattctctggtgtgttgctgggagacagggggtatggctgccagccttttctcctgacacctttcacagacccccaggaagcacagcaggcctacaaccatgcccatgccaggaccagggccagagttgaaatgacctttggcctcctgaaggcacgctttcactgccttcacaaattaagggtcagccctgttagggcatgtgatattactgtggcttgtgctgtcctccacaatgtggcctgcctgaggaaggagagggcccccagagtgccaccagccatggactgggacaatccggcaatcttccctgatgacgacagtggtcggctgctgagggaccaatttgtgttgaattattttagttag